From a single Equus asinus isolate D_3611 breed Donkey chromosome 2, EquAss-T2T_v2, whole genome shotgun sequence genomic region:
- the HAPLN3 gene encoding hyaluronan and proteoglycan link protein 3: MHDAMGLLVLLLLPLAGVSGLPFYNGFYYSSSPVGNGHGEGLFNGVKLVVDTPQETLFSHQGANVTLPCRYHYAPALASPRPVRVKWWKLSENGAPEQDVLVAIGLRHRSFGDYQGRVRLRRDGEREASLEMQDLRLEDSGRYRCEVIDGLEDESGLVELELRGVVFPYQPPQGRYQLNFHEAQQACEEQGAAVASFEQLFRAWEEGLDWCNAGWLQDASVQYPIAQARRPCGGLGLAPGVRSYGSRHRRLHRYDVFCFAAALRGRVYYLEHPEKLTLAEAREACQEDGAQIATVGQLFAAWKFRGLDRCDAGWLADGSARYPVAHPRPNCGSLEPGVRSFGFPDPQSREYGVYCYRPR; encoded by the exons ATGCATGACGCCATGGGGCTGCTGGTCCTGCTGCTGCTCCCGCTGGCCGGCGTCTCCGGGCTGCCCTTCTACAACGGCTTCTATTACTCCAGCAGCCCCGTGGGCAACGGCCATGGCGAAG gCCTCTTCAACGGAGTGAAGCTGGTGGTGGACACGCCCCAGGAGACTCTGTTCTCCCACCAAGGGGCCAATGTGACCCTGCCCTGCCGCTACCACTACGCGCCGGCCCTGGCCTCCCCCAGGCCCGTGCGCGTCAAATGGTGGAAGCTGTCGGAGAACGGGGCCCCCGAGCAGGACGTGCTGGTGGCCATTGGGCTGAGACACCGCTCCTTCGGAGACTACCAAGGCCGGGTGCGTCTGCGGCGGGACGGGGAGCGCGAGGCGTCGCTGGAGATGCAGGACCTGCGGCTGGAGGACTCCGGGCGCTACCGCTGCGAGGTCATTGACGGGCTGGAAGATGAGAGCGGCCTGGTGGAGCTGGAGCTGCGGG GTGTGGTCTTCCCTTACCAGCCCCCCCAGGGGCGCTACCAGCTCAACTTCCACGAGGCCCAGCAGGCCTGCGAGGAGCAGGGCGCGGCAGTGGCGTCCTTCGAGCAGCTGTTCCGGGCCTGGGAGGAGGGCCTGGACTGGTGCAACGCGGGCTGGCTGCAGGACGCCTCCGTGCAGTACCCCATCGCGCAGGCCCGGCGGCCCTGTGGCGGCCTGGGCCTGGCCCCCGGCGTGCGCAGCTATGGCTCCCGCCACCGCCGCCTGCACCGCTATGACGTGTTCTGCTTCGCTGCGGCCCTCAGGG GGCGGGTGTACTACCTGGAGCACCCCGAGAAGCTGACGCTGGCGGAGGCAAGGGAGGCCTGCCAGGAGGACGGCGCCCAGATCGCCACGGTGGGCCAGCTCTTTGCCGCCTGGAAGTTCCGTGGCCTGGACCGCTGCGATGCCGGCTGGCTGGCCGATGGCAGCGCCCGCTACCCTGTGGCTCACCCACGTCCCAACTGCGGGTCCCTGGAGCCTGGTGTCCGCAGCTTCGGTTTCCCAGACCCACAGAGCCGAGAGTACGGCGTCTACTGCTACCGGCCGCGCTAG